AATATTTTCGCATATTTTTTGCATGAAAGTTAAAATTTCTTCAAATCTGAGGTATACACCTATATTTTATTAAAGAAGAATTAGTCGGCCAGCCCTTATGAAGCCCGGGCCACACATCGCCGCAACCGGGAAGCCGACCTGCGGGGCCGAGGGCTTCCATGGAAAAGACCGCAGCGAGTAAATTCGGGTCGAGTCCTGCAAAACTGAGATTTTTTACTATTTTTGCGTCAGATTATCCGACCGATATGAATTTCAGAAAAATATCACTGCTCGTGCAGATCCTGCTCATCGCGGATCAGGCACTCAAGATCTGGGTCAAGACCCACATGCACCTCGACGAATCGATCGTCGTCTTCCCGGACTGGTTCCAATTGCGCTTCATCGAGAATAACGGCGCGGCCTTCGGGATGCACATCGCCACCAAAGGCGGGTTCGACTGGGGGAAACTCCTGCTCGGGATTTTCCGGATCGTGATGGTCGGGGTCATCGGCTGGCTGATGCACCACCTTCTCAACAAACGCAAAGACACCCCCAAGGGAGTCATCGTCGGCCTGGCGCTGGTCATGGCGGGAGCGCTCGGCAACATCATCGACAGCGCGTTCTACGGGCTGCTCTTCTCGGAGTCGACGCCCTATACGGTCGCACATTTCGGCGGACACTACGCCGGGTTCATGATGGGCAAGGTCGTCGACATGTTCTATTTCCCGCTCTTCCAGTGGAACGGCGT
This Alistipes onderdonkii DNA region includes the following protein-coding sequences:
- a CDS encoding signal peptidase II, with the translated sequence MNFRKISLLVQILLIADQALKIWVKTHMHLDESIVVFPDWFQLRFIENNGAAFGMHIATKGGFDWGKLLLGIFRIVMVGVIGWLMHHLLNKRKDTPKGVIVGLALVMAGALGNIIDSAFYGLLFSESTPYTVAHFGGHYAGFMMGKVVDMFYFPLFQWNGVPRFLNFLVDSNNYFFGAIFNLADAYISVAVIYLLLFQYKFLSK